One Palaemon carinicauda isolate YSFRI2023 chromosome 4, ASM3689809v2, whole genome shotgun sequence DNA segment encodes these proteins:
- the LOC137639417 gene encoding uncharacterized protein, producing the protein MTQDGSGLDGAQAVICEDKATSTDDELLVSPTRVDLPGFPLGTQDCYRYIAQAAQIWGADLVGLERPPDRPHSARGGRYLRHQESLSSNSDVSRPHRHSNRLRRQRTTESCDADHSKRPKPRGELRRQWTTDSSDSGYSKRYSRELLRRQDTEESAGSTKKLVRELQRQPTTESSSSLRLTRQSSLHSGSDNQSLCLLRQSTVETYDDNSTTDFSRPQSCNSGRNTSMGGTIVDFPSNAFPPDAAHPSSVTTDQTVPKEYPKDAGTPYDCKTEDVVYGYDYTLTIPATINAPLLSTNSYSLINLSAVELEAAELHEMHMKLRALGPEPKKKKKKRMAGEKGDVCPSKESEALQKARERVRKRKADDELPKKVRWSIMATGLILLLMSVILVGATLKMAPLIDEMEEEEEEEEEEEEEEEEEEPKIIRMKMSKSEKKKNGISMRRRNTNKYEKKKTISMRRRKANEYEEEEETRALERTLGICANIRSRANEWKENIRKKGNGTRTTWALNRAQTSAAVA; encoded by the exons ATGACTCAGGATGGCTCGGGGCTGGACGGAGCTCAGGCAGTCATCTGCGAGGACAAAGCGACGAGCACAGACGACGAGCTTCTGGTCTCTCCTACCCGAGTTGACCTGCCAGGATTCCCTCTGGGGACCCAGGACTGTTACCGGTACATTGCTCAAGCAGCGCAGATCTGGGGGGCCGATTTGGTGGGGCTCGAGCGCCCCCCGGATCGCCCCCACAGCGCAAGAGGCGGGCGATACCTTCGCCATCAGGAATCTCTCAGCAGCAACAGCGACGTCTCACGACCGCATCGCCATTCCAACCGACTCCGTCGGCAGCGCACGACGGAGTCGTGCGACGCCGATCATTCCAAGAGACCCAAACCTCGCGGGGAACTCAGACGACAGTGGACGACCGACTCCTCCGATTCCGGTTACTCGAAGCGGTACTCCCGTGAGCTCCTCCGTCGTCAGGATACCGAAGAGTCTGCCGGGTCTACGAAGAAGCTGGTCCGCGAACTGCAGAGGCAGCCGACGACGGAGTCCTCCTCGTCCCTGAGATTAACGCGCCAGTCCTCCTTGCATAGCGGTTCCGACAACCAGAGCCTGTGTCTTTTGCGTCAGTCAACGGTGGAAACTTACGACGACAACTCAACGACGGATTTCTCGCGACCTCAGTCTTGTAACAGCGGTCGGAACACCAGTATGGGAGGGACCATCGTGGACTTCCCATCAAACGCCTTTCCTCCCGACGCCGCCCATCCATCCTCTGTTACCACTGACCAGACCGTCCCGAAGGAGTACCCGAAGGATGCGGGGACTCCATATGACTGCAAGACTGAGGATGTGGTCTATGGTTACGACTACACCCTAACCATTCCAGCCACCATAAACGCGCCCCTGCTCTCCACGAACTCCTATTCCCTCATCAACCTCAGTGCCGTCGAGCTGGAAGCGGCCGAGCTCCACGAAATGCATATGAAGCTGCGAGCGCTTGGGCCGGagcccaagaagaagaagaagaagaggatggccGGGGAGAAGGGCGACGTCTGTCCGAGTAAGGAAAGTGAGGCACTGCAGAAAGCGAGGGAGAGAGTCAGGAAGAGGAAAGCCGATGATGAGTTGCCCAAAAAGGTTCGGTGGTCCATCATGGCCACTGGACTCATACTGCTTCTTATGTCTGTTATATTAGTAGGCGCCACGCTCAAAATGGCTCCCCTTATAGACGAAATGG aagaagaagaagaagaagaagaagaagaagaagaagaagaagaagaagaagaaccaaaaATTATAAGAATGAAAATGAGTAAGAGTGAGAAGAAGAAAAACGGAATAAGTATGAGAAGAAGAAACACGAATAAATATGAGAAGAAGAAAACAATAAGTATGAGAAGAAGAAAAGCGAATGaatatgaggaagaagaagaaacacga GCCCTGGAACGAACGCTAGGAATCTGTGCTAACATTCGTTCCAGGGCCAATGAATGGAAAGAGAACATACGAAAGAAGGGCAACGGAACCAGAACTACatgggcactcaatagagcgcagacctccgccgcggtagcttaa